A genome region from Populus alba chromosome 3, ASM523922v2, whole genome shotgun sequence includes the following:
- the LOC118052567 gene encoding uncharacterized protein: protein MTMFSYITLLATLTIFISTCTVRSCPPSDRAALLAFKAALHEPYLGIFNSWAGTDCCHNWYGVSCDMETKRVADINLRGESEDPIFQKAGRSGYMTGSISPSICKLKRLSSLTIADWKGISGPIPACITSLPFLRILDLIGNRLSGQIPEDIGRLHRLTVLNIADNLVTSRIPRSLTNLSSLMHLDLRNNRIWGSLPRDFGRLRMLSRALLSRNYIGGTIPDSISKIYRLADLDLSLNRLSGEIPASLGKMAVLATLNLDANNLSGKIPYSLFNSAIGNLNLSKNSFHGYLPDVFGPGSYFMVLDLSYNNFWGPIPKSLSQASFIGHLDLSHNRLCGRIPAGPPFDHLEASSFAYNACLCGKPLGACR, encoded by the coding sequence atgaCAATGTTTTCTTACATTACATTACTAGCAACCTTAACAATATTCATCTCTACTTGTACAGTTCGAAGCTGTCCTCCTTCAGACAGGGCAGCTTTGCTAGCTTTCAAAGCAGCTCTCCACGAGCCTTACTTGGGCATCTTCAATTCTTGGGCGGGCACCGATTGTTGCCATAACTGGTATGGTGTCAGCTGTGACATGGAGACCAAAAGGGTTGCTGACATTAACCTCCGAGGTGAATCTGAAGACCCCATTTTCCAAAAAGCTGGTCGGTCCGGGTACATGACTGGTTCGATCTCTCCTTCTATTTGCAAGCTCAAGAGGCTCTCCAGTCTTACAATTGCTGATTGGAAAGGGATCTCAGGTCCGATTCCAGCCTGCATTACGTCGTTGCCGTTCTTGAGGATTCTTGATTTGATTGGGAATCGGCTTTCAGGCCAGATTCCGGAAGACATCGGACGGTTGCACAGGCTGACCGTTTTGAATATCGCCGACAATCTTGTAACAAGTAGGATCCCAAGATCCTTGACTAATTTGTCGAGTTTGATGCATCTGGATTTGCGTAACAATCGGATTTGGGGTTCTTTGCCTCGAGATTTCGGGCGTCTTCGGATGTTGAGTCGTGCTTTATTGAGCCGAAATTATATTGGCGGGACAATTCCCGATTCAATTTCCAAAATTTATCGTCTCGCCGATTTGGATCTTTCCTTGAACAGATTATCGGGCGAAATACCAGCTTCTTTGGGTAAAATGGCAGTCTTGGCAACACTAAATCTTGATGCCAACAACTTATCAGGAAAGATACCTTATAGTTTGTTTAATTCAGCTATTGGTAACTTGAATTTGAGCAAAAACTCATTTCATGGATACCTACCGGATGTTTTCGGTCCGGGATCTTACTTCATGGTTCTTGATCTATCCTACAATAACTTTTGGGGTCCGATACCAAAATCTTTGTCCCAAGCATCATTTATCGGGCACTTGGATTTGAGTCACAACCGCCTATGTGGGAGGATTCCAGCAGGGCCGCCTTTCGACCACCTCGAAGCATCATCGTTTGCTTATAATGCTTGTCTTTGCGGTAAGCCACTCGGAGCTTGCAGGTAG
- the LOC118052564 gene encoding protein FAR1-RELATED SEQUENCE 4 isoform X1 has product MDSSVITGSTIPEPRDDIEFESHEAAYSFYKDYAKSVGFGTAKLSSRRSRSSKEFIDAKFSCIRYGNKQQSDDAINPRPSPKIGCKASMHVKRRQNGKWYIYSFVKEHNHELLPAQVHFFRSHRNDDPLKNDIRIRRRKSLSSVSKLFGAYQNVDCLEGYMRNQHDKGRSLVLESGDAQVLLDLFMHMQEENPKFFYAVDLNEEHRLRNLFWVDTKGMEDYSNFDDVVCFDTTYFTNKYKIPLVFFVGVNHHIQPTLLGCALIADETFYTFVWLMQTWFMAMGERAPQLMLTDQNNALKEAIGAVFPQTCHCFCLWHILEKIPRQLEYLSLWHDNFMVKFNKCIFKSWTEEQFEKRWGKLLDKFNLREVEWLQSLYGDRKYWVPTFMRDVSFAGLSTMSRSESLTSSYDKYVHAETSMREFIEQYKTILEDRYEEEAKADFDAWHETAELKSPSPFEKQMSLVYTHEIFRKFQVEVLGAAACHLKKESQDETTTMYTVKDFEDSQNYVVEWNETKSDIYCSCRSFEYKGYLCRHAIVVLQMSGVFSIPPKYVLQRWTNAALSRHPISERLDEVQTKVRRYNDLCRRAIILGEEGSLSQESYNIALCAIREALKQCASLNNSAETSACPNTSGSIEEENQYRNTSKERAPDLQVTGADKATRRAGAANTKESNHSSAVKKGKQVTRSGDVNVGGQEGFHLMGISDLGPTQSHNMMPAQLQNAVPTVFHNIMPTQFQNIASAHLHETRLPR; this is encoded by the exons ATGGATTCCAGTGTGATCACAGGCAGTACAATTCCAGAACCTCGTGATGATATTGAATTTGAATCACATGAAGCTGCATATTCATTTTACAAAGATTATGCCAAGTCTGTAGGCTTTGGTACTGCTAAGTTGAGTAGCAGGCGATCTAGGTCATCAAAAGAATTCATTGATGCAAAATTCTCATGCATAAGGTATGGGAATAAGCAGCAGTCTGATGATGCCATTAATCCACGACCTTCCCCAAAAATTGGCTGTAAGGCTAGCATGCATGTGAAGAGAAGACAGAATGGGAAATGGTACATATACAGTTTTGTAAAAGAACACAATCATGAGCTTTTACCAGCCCAGGTGCACTTCTTTCGAAGCCATAGAAATGATGATCCTCTTAAGAATGACATCCGGATACGGCGACGAAAGAGTCTGTCTTCAGTTTCCAAACTTTTTGGTGCATATCAAAATGTGGATTGTTTAGAGGGTTACATGAGAAATCAGCATGATAAGGGGCGGAGTTTGGTCTTAGAATCAGGAGATGCTCAGGTATTACTAGACCTTTTTATGCATATGCAAGAAGAGAACCCTAAGTTCTTCTATGCTGTTGATTTGAATGAAGAGCATCGGTTGAGAAACTTGTTTTGGGTTGATACAAAAGGAATGGAAGACTACAGCAACTTTGATGATGTAGTTTGTTTTGACACTACATATTTCACAAACAAGTATAAAATACcattagttttctttgttgggGTGAATCATCACATTCAACCCACATTGCTTGGTTGTGCATTGATAGCAGATGAGACATTTTATACTTTTGTTTGGTTAATGCAAACATGGTTCATGGCAATGGGGGAACGTGCTCCACAATTAATGCTCACTGATCAAAACAACGCCTTAAAAGAAGCTATTGGAGCAGTCTTTCCACAAACATGTCATTGTTTTTGTCTTTGGCATATATTGGAGAAGATCCCTAGGCAGCTTGAATATTTGAGTCTTTGGCATGATAATTTTAtggtaaaatttaataaatgtatttttaaatcatggaCAGAGGAACAATTTGAAAAGAGATGGGGGAAGTTGCTTGACAAATTTAATCTTCGAGAGGTTGAATGGCTTCAATCGCTATATGGAGATCGCAAATATTGGGTGCCTACCTTCATGAGAGATGTATCTTTTGCTGGTTTGTCTACAATGTCGCGCTCTGAAAGCTTGACCTCTTCATATGACAAATATGTGCATGCAGAAACATCAATGAGAGAGTTTATAGAACAATACAAAACGATTCTTGAAGATAGGTATGAAGAGGAAGCCAAGGCAGATTTTGATGCATGGCATGAAACGGCTGAGTTAAAATCCCCATCACCTTTCGAGAAGCAGATGTCACTTGTGTACACACATGAAATTTTCAGGAAATTCCAAGTTGAGGTTCTGGGAGCAGCTGCTTGTCATCTTAAGAAAGAAAGTCAGGATGAGACAACCACAATGTATACTGTGAAGGACTTTGAAGACAGTCAGAACTACGTGGTGGAATGGAATGAAACAAAGTCGGATATTTATTGTTCATGTCGTTCTTTTGAATACAAAGGTTATCTCTGTAGACATGCTATTGTTGTTCTTCAAATGTCAGGTGTTTTCAGCATTCCACCTAAATATGTATTGCAACGTTGGACAAATGCTGCTTTGAGCAGGCATCCCATCAGTGAAAGATTGGATGAGGTGCAAACTAAGGTCCGTCGCTATAATGACTTGTGTCGACGagccataatactaggtgaagAGGGGTCTCTTTCACAGGAGAGTTACAACATCGCACTTTGTGCTATAAGAGAAGCTTTGAAACAATGTGCGAGTTTAAATAACTCTGCTGAAACCAGTGCTTGTCCTAACACCTCAGGGAGCATTGAGGAAGAGAATCAGTACAGGAATACTTCTAAAGAGAGGGCACCAGATCTTCAGGTTACTGGTGCAGACAAGGCTACTAGAAGAGCTGGAGCAGCAAACACAAAGGAAAGTAACCACAGTAGTGCGGTTAAAAAGGGAAAG CAGGTAACTCGGTCAGGAGATGTGAACGTTGGGGGGCAGGAAGGCTTCCATCTAATG GGCATATCTGACCTGGGGCCAACACAATCACATAATATGATGCCAGCACAGTTGCAAAATGCTGTACCTACAGTATTTCATAATATCATGCCTACTCAGTTCCAAAACATAGCTTCAGCACATTTGCACGAGACGAGACTCCCTCGTTAG
- the LOC118052568 gene encoding UPF0481 protein At3g47200-like: MEDVGTSVDDQQVTKYDQDSQLSLDINKLAKSLRADMEMLHSFSDQCCIYRAPVRLRESNEKIFTPQVVSLGPLHHGKEELKAMQEHKILYLQDFLEWSEASMEELIRVVEERETELRNCYAETIDLGSEDFVKMMLLDASFIIVVLLKSCGEGFKRSNDRIFNKPWMESDVSLDMCLIENQLPFFILEDLLEASRKYSPAEVKYSLIELTYKFFGERLGSWILKKGILEEIDPSEVAHFVDFIRKCQEPSESDRTEKELETTNVPSITELHQAGVKFRFKPGQSLLDMKFDRGILEMPILRIDDDTEMLFRNLQVFEQCHYCDEEYIANYISMINCLVITPKDVEILVRNGIIDNWIHDYQAVTTLLHNISNQNSLTADDFIFASLVEDLKAYCRRPWNKWKATLKQEYFRTPWAIISIIAALILLILTMVQTVCSLMQV, encoded by the coding sequence ATGGAGGATGTAGGAACATCGGTTGATGATCAGCAGGTAACAAAATATGATCAGGATTCACAACTTTCACTTGATATTAACAAGTTGGCGAAGTCCTTGAGAGCGGATATGGAAATGTTGCATTCTTTCTCCGATCAATGTTGTATCTACAGAGCCCCTGTTCGACTACGTGAGTCGAATGAAAAGATCTTCACACCTCAAGTAGTAAGCCTTGGTCCACTTCACCATGGAAAAGAAGAGCTTAAAGCAATGCAGGAGCACAAAATATTGTACTtgcaagattttcttgaatggaGCGAGGCAAGCATGGAGGAGTTAATTAGAGTTGTagaggagagagagacagaATTGCGTAATTGTTACGCAGAAACCATCGATCTTGGTAGTGAAGACTTTGTGAAAATGATGTTACTAGATGCCTCCTTCATCATTGTGGTCCTGCTCAAAAGTTGTGGTGAAGGATTTAAAAGAAGCAATGACCGTATATTCAATAAACCATGGATGGAGAGCGACGTATCACTTGACATGTGCTTGATTGAAAATCAGCTCCCATTCTTCATTCTTGAGGATTTGCTTGAAGCATCCAGAAAATATAGCCCTGCTGAAGTGAAATATTCATTGATTGAGCTTACATACAAGTTCTTCGGAGAGAGACTGGGGTCTTGGATATTGAAAAAGGGAATTTTGGAGGAAATCGATCCGTCTGAAGTAGCACATTTTGTTGACTTCATAAGAAAATGTCAGGAGCCATCAGAGTCAGATAGAACGGAGAAAGAACTCGAGACCACAAACGTACCAAGTATAACTGAACTCCATCAAGCTGGAGTTAAGTTCAGGTTTAAACCGGGCCAAAGTTTGCTCGACATGAAATTCGATAGAGGGATCCTGGAAATGCCAATATTGAGAATAGATGACGACACAGAAATGTTATTCAGGAATCTCCAGGTATTTGAGCAATGCCATTATTGCGACGAAGAGTATATAGCTAACTATATTTCAATGATCAATTGCCTTGTCATTACTCCTAAGGATGTGGAAATCCTTGTTCGAAATGGAATTATAGACAACTGGATACATGACTATCAAGCAGTTACGACTCTTCTTCATAATATTTCCAACCAAAATTCTCTCACCGCGGATGATTTCATCTTCGCTAGTCTCGTTGAAGATCTGAAAGCATACTGCAGGAGGCCTTGGAATAAATGGAAGGCAACCTTGAAACAAGAGTATTTCCGTACTCCATGGGCCATAATCTCTATTATCGCAGCCTTGATTCTCCTCATACTCACTATGGTACAAACTGTGTGTTCTCTTATGCAAGTGTAG
- the LOC118052564 gene encoding protein FAR1-RELATED SEQUENCE 4 isoform X2, with translation MDSSVITGSTIPEPRDDIEFESHEAAYSFYKDYAKSVGFGTAKLSSRRSRSSKEFIDAKFSCIRYGNKQQSDDAINPRPSPKIGCKASMHVKRRQNGKWYIYSFVKEHNHELLPAQVHFFRSHRNDDPLKNDIRIRRRKSLSSVSKLFGAYQNVDCLEGYMRNQHDKGRSLVLESGDAQVLLDLFMHMQEENPKFFYAVDLNEEHRLRNLFWVDTKGMEDYSNFDDVVCFDTTYFTNKYKIPLVFFVGVNHHIQPTLLGCALIADETFYTFVWLMQTWFMAMGERAPQLMLTDQNNALKEAIGAVFPQTCHCFCLWHILEKIPRQLEYLSLWHDNFMVKFNKCIFKSWTEEQFEKRWGKLLDKFNLREVEWLQSLYGDRKYWVPTFMRDVSFAGLSTMSRSESLTSSYDKYVHAETSMREFIEQYKTILEDRYEEEAKADFDAWHETAELKSPSPFEKQMSLVYTHEIFRKFQVEVLGAAACHLKKESQDETTTMYTVKDFEDSQNYVVEWNETKSDIYCSCRSFEYKGYLCRHAIVVLQMSGVFSIPPKYVLQRWTNAALSRHPISERLDEVQTKVRRYNDLCRRAIILGEEGSLSQESYNIALCAIREALKQCASLNNSAETSACPNTSGSIEEENQYRNTSKERAPDLQVTGADKATRRAGAANTKESNHSSAVKKGKVTRSGDVNVGGQEGFHLMGISDLGPTQSHNMMPAQLQNAVPTVFHNIMPTQFQNIASAHLHETRLPR, from the exons ATGGATTCCAGTGTGATCACAGGCAGTACAATTCCAGAACCTCGTGATGATATTGAATTTGAATCACATGAAGCTGCATATTCATTTTACAAAGATTATGCCAAGTCTGTAGGCTTTGGTACTGCTAAGTTGAGTAGCAGGCGATCTAGGTCATCAAAAGAATTCATTGATGCAAAATTCTCATGCATAAGGTATGGGAATAAGCAGCAGTCTGATGATGCCATTAATCCACGACCTTCCCCAAAAATTGGCTGTAAGGCTAGCATGCATGTGAAGAGAAGACAGAATGGGAAATGGTACATATACAGTTTTGTAAAAGAACACAATCATGAGCTTTTACCAGCCCAGGTGCACTTCTTTCGAAGCCATAGAAATGATGATCCTCTTAAGAATGACATCCGGATACGGCGACGAAAGAGTCTGTCTTCAGTTTCCAAACTTTTTGGTGCATATCAAAATGTGGATTGTTTAGAGGGTTACATGAGAAATCAGCATGATAAGGGGCGGAGTTTGGTCTTAGAATCAGGAGATGCTCAGGTATTACTAGACCTTTTTATGCATATGCAAGAAGAGAACCCTAAGTTCTTCTATGCTGTTGATTTGAATGAAGAGCATCGGTTGAGAAACTTGTTTTGGGTTGATACAAAAGGAATGGAAGACTACAGCAACTTTGATGATGTAGTTTGTTTTGACACTACATATTTCACAAACAAGTATAAAATACcattagttttctttgttgggGTGAATCATCACATTCAACCCACATTGCTTGGTTGTGCATTGATAGCAGATGAGACATTTTATACTTTTGTTTGGTTAATGCAAACATGGTTCATGGCAATGGGGGAACGTGCTCCACAATTAATGCTCACTGATCAAAACAACGCCTTAAAAGAAGCTATTGGAGCAGTCTTTCCACAAACATGTCATTGTTTTTGTCTTTGGCATATATTGGAGAAGATCCCTAGGCAGCTTGAATATTTGAGTCTTTGGCATGATAATTTTAtggtaaaatttaataaatgtatttttaaatcatggaCAGAGGAACAATTTGAAAAGAGATGGGGGAAGTTGCTTGACAAATTTAATCTTCGAGAGGTTGAATGGCTTCAATCGCTATATGGAGATCGCAAATATTGGGTGCCTACCTTCATGAGAGATGTATCTTTTGCTGGTTTGTCTACAATGTCGCGCTCTGAAAGCTTGACCTCTTCATATGACAAATATGTGCATGCAGAAACATCAATGAGAGAGTTTATAGAACAATACAAAACGATTCTTGAAGATAGGTATGAAGAGGAAGCCAAGGCAGATTTTGATGCATGGCATGAAACGGCTGAGTTAAAATCCCCATCACCTTTCGAGAAGCAGATGTCACTTGTGTACACACATGAAATTTTCAGGAAATTCCAAGTTGAGGTTCTGGGAGCAGCTGCTTGTCATCTTAAGAAAGAAAGTCAGGATGAGACAACCACAATGTATACTGTGAAGGACTTTGAAGACAGTCAGAACTACGTGGTGGAATGGAATGAAACAAAGTCGGATATTTATTGTTCATGTCGTTCTTTTGAATACAAAGGTTATCTCTGTAGACATGCTATTGTTGTTCTTCAAATGTCAGGTGTTTTCAGCATTCCACCTAAATATGTATTGCAACGTTGGACAAATGCTGCTTTGAGCAGGCATCCCATCAGTGAAAGATTGGATGAGGTGCAAACTAAGGTCCGTCGCTATAATGACTTGTGTCGACGagccataatactaggtgaagAGGGGTCTCTTTCACAGGAGAGTTACAACATCGCACTTTGTGCTATAAGAGAAGCTTTGAAACAATGTGCGAGTTTAAATAACTCTGCTGAAACCAGTGCTTGTCCTAACACCTCAGGGAGCATTGAGGAAGAGAATCAGTACAGGAATACTTCTAAAGAGAGGGCACCAGATCTTCAGGTTACTGGTGCAGACAAGGCTACTAGAAGAGCTGGAGCAGCAAACACAAAGGAAAGTAACCACAGTAGTGCGGTTAAAAAGGGAAAG GTAACTCGGTCAGGAGATGTGAACGTTGGGGGGCAGGAAGGCTTCCATCTAATG GGCATATCTGACCTGGGGCCAACACAATCACATAATATGATGCCAGCACAGTTGCAAAATGCTGTACCTACAGTATTTCATAATATCATGCCTACTCAGTTCCAAAACATAGCTTCAGCACATTTGCACGAGACGAGACTCCCTCGTTAG